One bacterium genomic window, TACTTGCTCTCGTTATTTTCGGTAACTCGTGTCCCCTCCCAATATTGATAACGGCGTTGGTACTGACTGTCGGTTTGTACGTCTATAGAAAATTCCGAGGTAAATAAAGTTTGTCCTCGTCCCATCCCCACCGCGGAGCGGATGGGTATTGGGCGAGGCAACGGGGCAAACTTTGTTGTAGAAGTGTCGGCTCCGCCGACCTCTCTCTTGTATTTGCAGATTCATCCCCGCGGCAAGCCGCGAGGGTATTCTCTGCAACTACAATAGAAAAAGAGCACAGAGGAGTTTCTGCTACTTTGCTCTGAGGTGAAGATAGATATCTTCGAGCGCCCGTACCGCGTCTCCCGCGGCGATATTGTTTTGGTGATACAGCCCGTCCGTACAGTCTCCCGCGGCCCACACACCCGGCGTGGAAGTTTGTTGCGTGCGGGGGTCTATGACTATCTGGTTGTGCTTGTTCAGTTCGACAAGCTCTTTTACAAAACTTGTTGTCGGAATGAGCCCGATTTCAACGAAAATTCCTCCCGTCGGCAGTTCAATGCTTTTCCCGTCCTTTTCAAAAACGATTGCCGTAACCAGTGTCTGTCCTTTGATTTCCTTTATAGTGACACCGGAATACGCTTTCATATTCGGATGAGAAACCACTTTCTCAACCGTTATCGGGTCGGCTTTGAATTGAGGGGCATTCTCTAGAAGGGTAACGCTTTTTGTATACGCAAGCAGTTGCGCCGCGGTTTCAAATCCCGCATTGCCTCCTCCAATGACAACAACGTCCTGCCCCGAGAAAAGCGGGCCGTCACAGGACGCGCAATATGTCACGCCTTTGTTTTCGAATGTGTCCGCTCCCGTAACGGAAAGTTTTCTTCTCGCGCTTCCCGTCGCAACAAGCACGGTTTTAGCGGCATATGTCGCTTTGTCGGTCGTAACCGAAAATCCGTCTTTTGTTTTTTCAATTTTATTTATCCATTCTCCCGTACGCACTTCAACAACATCGCGCGCGTACGCGCGGAGATGTTTTTCAAGCGCTTGAGCAAACTCGGTACCGGGAATGGAAACAGTGCCTATCCAGTTTTGAATATCGGAAGAAACAATGCTTTGTCCGCCGAAATCTTTGGTAAGAAAAAGTGTCTTAAGTTGTTTTCGCGCGGCATATACGCCGGCGGCAACGCCTCCCGGACCTCCCCCGATTATTATCAGTTCGTAATCACTCATTAGGATTTTCATTGTAGCATTTTTGGTTATTTTAGACACTTTTTTCCCGCAAAAAGCCCTTAAACTTCAACACGAAACAGTCAGAAATCAAGATGTTCATTTCTTGACTTTTCGTTATTATGGGTAAACAAAACTATATATATGACTATGCCGCAAGTTAAACCAGAAATCGAAACATTCGCTCGCATCAAGGTTGTTGGTGTCGGAGGTTCAGGCAAAAACGCCGTTAACCACATGATAAATTCCCGCGTCAAAGGGGTTGAATTTATCGCCGTAAACACGGATGCCCAGGACCTGCACCACTCTCTCGCCAAGAAGAAAATCCAAATCGGTAAAAACGTTACCCGCGGACTTGGAGCTGGCATGAACCCCGACCTCGGGAAAAGAGCGGTAGAGGAAACAAAAGAAGAAATTCAGGAATCATTGAAAGGTTCCGACATGGTATTTGTTACCGGAGGATATGGAGGAGGCACTTGCTCGGCTGCCGCGGAACCGATTGTCAATATGGCCAAAGAAGTTGGCGCGCTTACCGTTGCCGTTGTCACCAAGCCGTTCTTTTTTGAAGGACAACAGAGAATGCGGATTGCCGAACAGGCTCTTGAAGGAATGAAAAAAGCCGTTGACGCGATTATCATCATTCCAAACGACAGACTCCTAAATGTCATCACGAAAGAAACGACCGCGAAGAATGCTTTTGCGATGTGTGATGAAGTTCTCAAACAGGCTGTTGAAGGAATCTCGGACCTTATCACAACGCCGGGAATGATTAACATAGACTTTGCCGATATCCGTTCCATCATGCAGGACGCCGGTTCCGCTCTCATGGGAGTCGGGGTTTCAAGCGGAGAAAACAGAGCGGTAGAAGCGGCAAAAATGGCCATCAATTCACCTTTGCTTGATATTTCGATAAGTGGTGCCAAAGGGGTCCTCTTTTCAATAGCGGGCGGCGATGACCTTACCATGTTTGAAATCCAAGAAGCGGCAAAGATAATCACCGAATCGGTTGACCCTGATGCACGCATTATTTTTGGAACAATCTACAGCGACAGTCTGAAAAAAGGAGAAGTCAAAATCACCGTTATCGCAACAGGTTTTCCCGAACCGGCAACAAAGCGCGTGAGTCTTTTCCCTCCGGTAACTCCAAAAGAAAAAGATAAAGACAAAGAAAAGGAAAAAGAAGACAAGGGA contains:
- a CDS encoding FAD-dependent oxidoreductase; this translates as MKILMSDYELIIIGGGPGGVAAGVYAARKQLKTLFLTKDFGGQSIVSSDIQNWIGTVSIPGTEFAQALEKHLRAYARDVVEVRTGEWINKIEKTKDGFSVTTDKATYAAKTVLVATGSARRKLSVTGADTFENKGVTYCASCDGPLFSGQDVVVIGGGNAGFETAAQLLAYTKSVTLLENAPQFKADPITVEKVVSHPNMKAYSGVTIKEIKGQTLVTAIVFEKDGKSIELPTGGIFVEIGLIPTTSFVKELVELNKHNQIVIDPRTQQTSTPGVWAAGDCTDGLYHQNNIAAGDAVRALEDIYLHLRAK
- the ftsZ gene encoding cell division protein FtsZ, with the translated sequence MTMPQVKPEIETFARIKVVGVGGSGKNAVNHMINSRVKGVEFIAVNTDAQDLHHSLAKKKIQIGKNVTRGLGAGMNPDLGKRAVEETKEEIQESLKGSDMVFVTGGYGGGTCSAAAEPIVNMAKEVGALTVAVVTKPFFFEGQQRMRIAEQALEGMKKAVDAIIIIPNDRLLNVITKETTAKNAFAMCDEVLKQAVEGISDLITTPGMINIDFADIRSIMQDAGSALMGVGVSSGENRAVEAAKMAINSPLLDISISGAKGVLFSIAGGDDLTMFEIQEAAKIITESVDPDARIIFGTIYSDSLKKGEVKITVIATGFPEPATKRVSLFPPVTPKEKDKDKEKEKEDKGRIYNSLPNEPKENSKKEPSILEDNDDDWGAVPAF